In a genomic window of Gigantopelta aegis isolate Gae_Host chromosome 9, Gae_host_genome, whole genome shotgun sequence:
- the LOC121382245 gene encoding silicon efflux transporter LSI3-like: MEPGPGLCHDINATNASHLLLDYTLADTGTVVTGVVIFLLILPLVLFEFPFFPLGTTPAVLLGAVLMVCTTVLSQDDAYRHLGEPGNMRTIVLLLGMMLMARYFEREKIIDRIISRMLKDDISFASYLWRVCLATSLTSAFITNDAACVVLTPLWLENWKNQNRPRVELKTLLLAIATSANIGSAATIFGNPQMALIASKTNVPHFRQSRLDLFRCIMFIGLPTIIGSVLNVCFLNIHWKIRSRTSHKERNNTVNNKEQRKAFIGKNKNDAIEMTSDNEHSPGNTNVDSINATDSYKEHMNGNGTSSTQHQNTSSGLQTSKKLGITRSVQSIAIPAIQVAEKACFEIDIQKTVDIEFEASESKPFHICLWISLLTLLGLLFVDTDVVHFDMGLLPIATATFLMLVDAVLNKRSAFFIIRRVDWSVLVMFFGLFVWMAGFNATRIPRWIWKTMGLSHSKFNSFSSLTILCVFVVVCSNIFSNVPLTIIVLEQLQPCTNQFPLVLYLAWCSTIAGNLTLFGSVANLIVAQKSKTSLGYQFSYWTYLKYGFVTTCFIVVIGMAIMNVILQAV, translated from the exons ATGGAGCCAGGGCCAGGTCTATGCCATGACATCAACGCGACCAACGCGTCACATCTCCTTCTCGATTACACGTTGGCCGACACTGGGACAGTTGTTACTGGAGTCGTTATATTTCTTCTCATTCTGCCGCTCGTCTTGTTCGAGTTTCCTTTCTTCCCACTCGGTACCACGCCTGCCGTCCTCCTGGGTGCCGTGCTGATGGTGTGCACCACCGTGCTGTCGCAAGACGACGCGTACAGGCATCTCGGGGAGCCTGGCAACATGCGTACGATCGTCCTTCTCCTCGGAATGATGCTCATGGCGCGGTATTTCGAAAGAGAGAAGATAATCGACCGCATAATAAGCAGAATGTTGAAAGATGATATCTCTTTTGCGAGTTATCTGTGGCGAGTGTGTCTGGCGACCAGTTTGACGTCTGCTTTCATCACCAATGATGCAGCCTGTGTCGTTCTCACTCCCTTGTGGCTGGAAAACTGGAAGAACCAGAACCGACCACGGGTAGAACTTAAGACCCTGTTGCTGGCAATCGCCACCTCGGCCAACATAGGCAGTGCAGCTACGATATTCGGAAATCCTCAGATGGCGCTAATAGCTTCCAAAACCAATGTGCCTCATTTTAGACAGAGCAGACTGGATCTGTTTAGATGCATAATGTTTATTGGACTACCGACCATCATAGGGTCTGTACTGAACGTTTGTTTTCTGAATATTCACTGGAAAATACGTTCAAGGACTTcccataaagaaagaaataatacaGTCAATAATAAGGAACAAAGAAAAGCATTTattggtaaaaataaaaatgacgcCATTGAAATGACATCCGATAACGAACACTCTCCCGGTAACACAAATGTAGACTCAATTAATGCAACTGATAGTTACAAAGAACACATGAATGGAAATGGTACATCTTCAACCCAGCATCAAAATACATCGTCTGGATTGCAGACTTCGAAGAAATTGGGAATAACTCGATCTGTTCAGAGCATTGCAATTCCAGCGATACAGGTCGCGGAGAAGGCTTGCTTTGAGATAGACATCCAGAAAACGGTAGATATAGAATTTGAAGCAAGCGAGTCGAAACCTTTTCATATATGTTTATGGATCAGTCTTCTAACTTTGCTGGGGCTATTGTTTGTGGATACAGACGTTGTTCACTTTGATATGG GCCTTCTTCCCATTGCGACAGCAACATTTTTGATGTTAGTGGACGCCGTGTTGAACAAACGCAGTGCCTTCTTCATCATACGACGGGTGGACTGGAGTGTGCTCGTCATGTTCTTCGGTCTGTTTGTCTGGATGGCGGGGTTCAATGCTACGCGAATTCCTCGCTGGATTTGGAAGACCATGGGCCTGTCCCACTCCAAGTTCAACAGCTTCTCCAGCTTGACTATCCTGTGTGtctttgttgtcgtctgctccAACATCTTCAGCAATGTCCCACTGACCATCATTGTCCTTGAACAGCTCCAGCCCTGCACAAATCAGTTTCCTCTTGTTCTCTATCTCGCGTGGTGCTCCACAATTGCAGGGAATCTGACGCTGTTTGGCAGTGTGGCTAATCTCATTGTTGCTCAGAAGTCTAAAACCTCATTAGGATACCAGTTCAGCTATTGGACCTATCTTAAATATGGATTCGTGAcaacttgttttattgttgttataggTATGGCAATAATGAATGTTATATTGCAAGCGGtttga